CAGAGGGCTTAGGCGAAGGAGAGTAACAACCCTAAACCCATTTTCACCGATGGCTTTATCAATGGCGAGGAACTTCTTGTTGCCTTCAACTAACTTAAGGATACGCTCTCTGGCAAAGTATCTAGCAATTAGAAAAGCAACACTAGCAGCCATCTaacccaaaaacaaaaaaaaaagcaaaaccaaaagagaatcacataaccaaacaaatttaaacattttgggaAAGTTACTTGATGAAATAACTTACAGTTCCACTGATAGAAACAATGATGGTGCCAACGAGGGAACCAAAGAGAAGACCAGCCGACATGGTCAACGGGAGAGCCGGAATGGCTAGGATCtaagaaacaaaacacaaaagcTTGAAACTTTAGGCTAAAGAGTCTTAATGACAAGAGAGTAGGAAGAAGCTTGCCTCAAGGCCAGCATAGACGGCAATGAACAGTGCATACCCAGCCGGACCATAACCTGTTTATTAATCCGACAAGACAGAGAACTCATGTCAGCTCCTCAAAACTGATCTCAAAACTGATCTCAAAACTTGTCCTAAAATGcatcttttttttgtctgtcAACGAGTTCAATCGATTCAGTGTGTTAATAGAACCTTCGATGAAAGTGGAGAACTGAGTGAGAAAGGAATTGATCTGGTCTCTGTAGACGTATCCAACGCCGGCGAATCCGCCAACGGTGCCAATCAACAAAACTCCGGCAAGAATAGTACCCTTGATAGCAGCATCCTCCCCACCTGATCCTTCGTCGCTCTCAGCTTTGGAGGATTTAGCGTCGTCGTTTTCGTCGCTACTGGATTTGGGATTGAAGAACCATCGGAGACTCTTGGAAGGAGGAGGCGGGGAACGGCGGAGAGACTGTTGGTTCTTCTTCGTTTGTTTGAGGGAAGAGCATGGCTTGAGGAAATGGAATCGTCTGAAGGAGGAGGTGAAGGTGAATAATGGGAGGGAAGAGGATCTGAGAGTTAGAGTGAGGCTGCGCATCTTTCAAGCAGCGTTGACGATGATGATTGAGTTAAAGCTGCTTCTTCTGTTTTCCATCCAGAAAGTTTTCTCTGTGGGATGATGGGATTTGTTGGCGCGGTGTTTTTTTTCAtaccgaagaagaagaagaagaagacgatgtgGCTTCTGGCTTTCTAGAGTGCCAcgtgttttttctttctaagGATCACGAtgtagttttcatttttttctgaaaaataaaataaccaactaacgaaattaaaaatttaaaacaataattcTATCGCATATTCGCATCGAAAGTCACAAGACAAATTCATaatagtttcatttttttttgtcatattaTATGTTTAGTACAATTTGCCAGGAATAAATTAGCAAAATCTCAAATTGATATATGAAAAAGTTTAAGATCGTTGGATGGAATGAAGTCCACGAACCGAATGAACCGACGTGGATGGTCCATTTGCCGTGGACAGTCACGGTGTTACGAAATTATTTATTCTTTGTCTAGTATACTATAAGTTATTTAAGAAGTTCTTTACAGTATATATCAACTTAAAagatcaaattaaaaacattaactAACAAAATAGTAcagtatttaatttaaaaactaagaAAGTAAAATTTGAATGATGGTTTATTATTAGCCATTCTAGTTTTCTCTACTTTTTTAAttgaaaactaaatattttatagcaaatatttaaaagtattaGAGCAAATTACAAATCCCATATCCAAAATAACTTATAACAGAAGTGGGAGTGTAAGACAATAAAACCAGCAAATTACAATCTGAATCCTTTTTTCTTGATCATAGAGAAGTTATAGAAAGCAAGCTCGGCCATCTCAAGTTACCAATTACAAATCTTTGTGGTTTCCTATAAGTAGGCTTTTATTCATGGGGGTTCGATGTTACTTTTCAGGCCAGGTCCGGGCccaatagtttttaaaaatttttttgaAACGACGCCGTTTATTCCACGAAGATAAAGCGAAGAAAATCTACCGAGAAGTCAAAATGAGAACTCCTCTTCAGCTTTACCGGTTAGGCGAGACTGATCGGTGATCGCCGGAGTTTCAATCTCCTCGAATCCCTTTCACTGACATTGTCTCCGTTCAACCACTCTAACTAATGGCCAAATCTCGATCAGTCGTGGAGCTCACTACCCGCTACGATCTCGGCGTCGGCGGCGGCGTCGACAAGATCCGATCCCTATGCCTCTCCCCACACTCCGATTCCCAAACCCTAGTCTACATCGGCACCTTCTCCGGATCCCTTCTCCTCCTCTCCCTCGACACTTCGACCAACATCGTCGCGCGTCTCGGAGCTCTATCTCTAAGCGCTTCCCCGGTCGAGTCCATCTTCGTGCTCGGCCACGAGGAGAGAGGGAAAGTTCTAGCGCTCTGCAACGGCCACTTGTTCTTGGCGGATTCGCTTCTCTCAACACCCGCTAAGAGACTGGGCGGGGTGTTGAGAGGGATCAGTGTCGTCGCTAAGAGAGTGAGGGGACGCGAGGAGTCATCTGACTTGTTGTCGTTGCTGCCTTCTTCCGAGGTTTCAGGTGAGTCTAGCTCGAGCAAGAAGTTTCTACAGATGCTTGGCGGTGGGAGTCGTGTGGGGAGTGATGTTAAAGGGAAGGACTCTCGACGTCGTCGGCGCGAGGGAGTTCGTTATGTTTTCGCTGTTGCGATTGGTGAGAGGATGTTGCTGGTTGAGCTTGATGAGGAAGATGGGAAAGGTGATTCCTTTGTTGTGTTGAAAGAGATTGTTGGGATCGGTGGGATCAAGACTTTGGTTTGGCTTGATGATTATGTTGTTGCCGGGACTGATAAAGGTTATAGTTTGATCTCGTGTGTTACTGGGAAAAGCGGGGTGATATTCGCGTTGCCTGATGTCTCTGGTCCCCCGCTGCTCAAGTTGCTTTGTAAAGAGTGGAAGGTGTTGTTGTTGGTGGATAATGTTGGGGTTGTTGTGGATACGAATGGTCAGCCTGTTGGTGGGAGTCTTGTGTTTCGTAGGAGGCCTGACTCTGTTGGAGAATTGTCTTTCTATTTGGTGACTGTTGGGGATGGGAAAATGGAGATACATCAGAAGAAGTCGGGTGCTTGTGTTCAGTCGGTTAGTTTTGGTCCTGAAGGGTGTGGGCCTTCGGTTTTGGCAGTTGATGAGGCAGGAGACGGGAACCTTTTGGCTGTTACTACCATATCAAAGGTACCTATCTCAACAATGGCTTTCTTCAATTCCCTAAAGTTTGTCTttatgatgaagtggtcatgaATACTATGTCTGATTATTCGCTGTGATGTTTCAGGTTATTTTTTATCGAAGAGTGCCTTATGAAGAACAGATTAAAGACCTCTTGAGGAAAAAGAGATACAGAGAAGCCATCTCCCTGGTGGAGGAGCTTGACTCAGAGGGGGAAATTTCGAAAGAGATGCTTTCTTTTCTTCATGCTCAGATAGGGTATCTACTACTTTTTGATTTGCGCTTTGAGGAGGCAGTGAATCAGTTTTTAAAGTCAGAAAGCATGGAACCTTCTGAAGTTTTTCCTTTTATCATGCGAGATCCTAATCGATGGTCTTTGCAGGTTTATTTTTCTCCTGGCAGTGGCTACTTGTGTTGTgctttaaatttgttttaaagaGCTAGCTTCTCAAACCTTGATTAAACTTCTCTCTGCTTCAACAAGGTTTTCACTTTCTTTCAGGTTCCAAGAAACAGATACTGGGGATTGCATCCCCCTCCTGCTCCTCTTGAAGATGTTGTAGATAATGGATTGATGGCCATCCAAAGAGCCATCTTCCTAAGAAAAGCGGGAATGGATACTCCGGTTGACGAAGAGTTTTCCTCAAATCCTCCAAGTAGAGCTGATTTACTAGAGTCAGCAATCAAAAACATGACAAGGTGCTACAGTTTCTCTATTTGTGTACATTTCCCCCCCCCAACAGTTTTTAGTATACCCCTGTTCTCTGAGGTGGGAATTGGCATATAACGAGTTAATGTTACCTGTGGCAAAAGGTACCTCGAGGTCTCTCGTGAGAAGGACTTAAGTCACCCAGTAAGAGAGGGAATAGACACGCTTCTAATGCTTCTGTATAGAGCACTAAACCGTGTTGAAGATATGGAGAATCTTGCATCTTCTGTTAACAACTGTGTTGTGGTATGTCTTTTAGTGCATACATTATTCACACACGTATTTTATAGCACCAAATGGTACGTTGTTTTAGAAATTAACAACAGAAAGATGTAAGAAATCTGTAATTTGGATCTAGCTTATCTATTTATTTGACAGAAATATTTGACTAAGACAGCTATAGCTTGgttagaaagagagaaaaatttAGTGCCTAGGTCTGTAGGTGCATTTATCATCTTCTTAGCATTACAATGCATTGAATATAGAGATCTTGTTATCAGAAAGTTGCTTGCGGGGATGACAGTACAATTTGTGTGAGCGGTGCAGGAGGAGTTGGAGTCTCTTTTAAATGAATCTGAACATCTGCGGACACTTGCATTCCTATATGCAAGTAAGGGGATGAGTGCAAAGGCTCTTGCTATTTGGCGTCTCTTTGCGAAGAATTATTCATCTGGTCTGTGGCAAGACTCAGATGACTTGGTGCCTTACTTACACGAAAACGAGCTCATTAGGCTATCTGGAAAAGAGGCTGCTGCTGCAGAAGCAGCCAGGATTCTTGAGGAACCCTGTGATCCAGAACTGGCATTGCAGCATCTTAGTTGGGtatgaaatatatatgatataaccCCAAGTTGTTGTTActtttttaaattctaatattTGCATCTTACGAATATAATTGATGATTGTGGGTATCAATTTTAGATTTCAGATATAAACCCATTGTTTGCTATCCAAGTCTTGACGTCAGATAAAAGGACAGAAGAGCTTTTGCCAGGTGGGAATCATGGTTATAAGGACATTTGTGTTTGGTTGTGAGTCGGATGTTGATCTCTTTTCGCTCTTATTAGAAACATCTTGGCAACTGTTTCTTGAGTTTTGAACTGTTGGTCTCTGTTGGAATTGTATTGATAAATAATGGCTTAGCTGAAGTCTGAGATGATTTAGGTAACGCCAGAAGTCCAATACTGCTTTTTTGCTTCGGGGTAACTTAATCTATGCATGCATATATTCTCATATCCATAGTGTGCTTTACCTCCATAGTCTGCTTATTCGGCTATTGATGTCCCTTACAGTAGgcagttttattttaattttgttataatttggCTATGGGATTTTGATCTATGCATGCATATATTCTCATGTCCATAGTGTGCTTTACCTCCGTAATCTGCTTATTCGGCTATTGATGTCCCTTACAGTAGgcagttatattttatttttgttataatttggCTATGGGATTTTGAGTGGCTTGGCACATGACATTATTTGTATAATGGTGGATAAAACACTAGATCTTTTCATTGATGTAAGGGTCTGTGTTTCTTAATCTTGTTGCAGAGAAAGTGATCCAAGCTATTGATCCCCAAAAAGTTGAAATCATACAGAGGTATGGTTTACTTACACCATAAGTAGTTTTCATCCTATTGACTTTTTCTTAAAGCTTATTACTTATTAGTAATTAGTAAAAGAACGGTCGACCAgagttttttttgtagtgaagtTGGGaattttttgaagttttcttcTCATCGGATTCTTTATGTATGGGCCAGGTACTTCCAATGGCTGATTGAAGATAGAGACTATAACGACCCGCAGCTGCATACATCATATGCTCTCTCACTTGCCAAGTCAGCACTTGAGTGTGTTGAAGTTCAAAATGGTAACCAAGAAACTGATGCTGGAGGAAAAGAGGCCCGTGATTGTAATGTAGGAAGTATTTCTCTATTTGAAAGTGATGTGCGGGAAAGGTTGCAGACCTTTTTGCAGTCCTCAGATCTGTATGACCCTGAAGAAATATTGAATTTGATTGAAGGATCAGAACTGTGGTTGGAAAAGGTTTGTGGGTCAAATTTGTTTCCTTCGTTTTATGTGTGTAAACAGTAGCACCGATGATTATTCAACAAATTTTCTACAATCGAAACAACTGATATCTTGTTGTTTTATCTTCTGATATGTGTGTGAAACTCTTTTGGCAGGCTATCCTATACCGAAGGATAGGACAGGAGACAGTTGTCCTTCAAATTCTTGCTCTGTAAGTTCTCATTAATAACGAAGTTGAACTGTTGATGATTGTTAATCAAAGATTTGAGACCTTATACAGTGTATAGTGATTTTGAATATATGACTACTGATAAGATCTTTTGTCATGGGAACCAGGAAGCTTGAGGATTGTGCAGCTGCAGAGCAATATTGTGTAGAAATTGGAAGACCAGATGCATTTATGCagtaggttttttttttctcaatttaaTCTAGATTTATTGTGTGAATCCCATGACTCGAGTTCcacttttccttttttaaaatccCCATATAACAGAAAGTTATGTTAGGTTACTTGATATGTATCTGGAGCCTCAAAATGGTAAAGAGCCTATGTTCAAAGCTGCGGTTCGTCTTCTCCACAACCATGGGGAATCACTTGATCCTTTGCAAGTTTTGGAAGTAAGAGATCTCACAGTCCATATGTTAATGAAGCTGATAATGCTTCTTATACTACAGCGTTTGCATTTGTTAGTTCATCGACGCTTGTTTGATAGTGctgatatcatttttttttcttccagaaATTGTCTCCTGACATGCCTTTAAAACTGGCGTCAGATACAATTTTGAGAATGCTCAGGGCTCGggttcatcatcatcgtcaagGCCAAGTAAATAATTCACAAAtccctttaaaaaaaataatattcgcGTATTATGTTATGTGGCTGCTACTGTTGTGAATGCCCTTAACTTTGTGGGGGAAGTAAGATTGTGTGTTTCTCTTGTCAAATGTCACATTAGCAAGAGTAACATGCACAGTTACATCCTAAGAAGAAGTCATCAGTGAAGTAGCATTTATAAAGCTTATGAATAAATTGTTACTGTGCTTTTAAgttcttgaatatatatatggtgGTGTGGGTGGAGCTTGAGTGTCTGAATGGTTCTTATGTTAATTGCTACAGATCGTACACAATGTCTCTCGTGCATTGGATGTGGATTCAAGGTTGGCAAGATTAGAAGAAAGATCACGTCACGTGCAGATAAATGATGAGAGCCTCTGTGATTCTTGCTTCGCCCGCCTGGGAACTAAGCTATTTGCTATGTACCCTGATGATACCATTGTGTGTTACAAGGTTAGTCCGCAACCCTTACTTACATCTCTTGCAACAATGCTTCCTTTCCTCTGAGGTTGCTGCTCTTGTTCACAGTGTTACCGACGCCTGGGTGAATCAAAGTCAGTAACGGGCCGTGACTTCAAGCGAGATGTTCTGATAAAACCCGGTTGGTTAGTGAACCGGTAGCAGAAGCCCTCTTTGTTTAAAAGTTGACCTCAAATCTCTCACAAACGCATAGAAGACTGTACAGTACAGATACTTGAAGAACAACATAAGGAGATTTCATGAAGTTCTTCTCTATGCTTGTGGAGAGAGATTCGAATCTGCAACGTTTCAACAGATTCTTCATGCAACGAGTAGTGGTAAATGTTGTAGGGGCATAGAGGAGTTCTATAGGGACATTTCTGACTTTGTGGCAGTTACAAATGGGCAAATGttgcaaataattttatatagtaCCTTGTTGTTACTTTCTTATCAAGACGAAGGACCTGTTTGgctaataaatgaaaataaaaataaaaaattaagaggAAAATAAAACTCATGATTTGGTTACTGGATATGCACAGGCTGGGAATTTGGATACCATGCAATCATTTCACTACGCTGTGAGTACATTAAAACTCATGATTTGGTTACTGGATATGCATGGTATGATGAAAGTGTTTCGATATGAATGGATCTGTGTAGGAATATGATGTTGAAGACTCGATTTTGCCACTCCAACCATCTTTAAACTATACTGCACCTGAATTGGTGCGGAGCAAAACTCCATCGGCTGGAGCTTCTTCAGATATTTTTAGTTTCGGATGCCTCGCTTATCATTTAGTTGCACGGAAACCATTGTTTGATTGCCACAACAATGTCAAAATGGTAATTCTGAATCTCAAGCTCATTAGTCCAATCTTCAGGCTAAGACGATCTGAtaggtgtttttttttcctgtaaAAAGGAAGCAGACTCAGAACTAGTTTCCGTTTTAGGTTAAATTTCACATTTTCATGATATAAAGTAGTAGAATATCTGTATTTTCCATTGCTGATTATTGGACCTGCAATTTTGTTGCAGTACATGAACACATTGAACTATTTAACAAATGAAACTTTCTCATCTATACCCTCGGACTTGGTATCTGATTTGCAACGGATGCTATCAACGAACGAGTCCTTCAGACCAACAACATTAGATTTCACAGGTAGGAATACCGAATCTTCAAGTTTCTTGTGACAAAGTTTTACCTCGTTGCTTGTGCACTTACATCTTGGACTTGACCTTTCATCTGCATGATCTAATTTTTTCAGAAGCGACACTAGGTTACGTGCCCTCCGTTTTCTTGATCATATGcttgtatgtatatatactttcAAACATTGTTTCAGACAGACATCATCTAGATAGTAGGAAATATATATAACCTTTGgggaaatttttatatttaccaCAGGAACGAGACAACATGCAAAAGTCTG
The Raphanus sativus cultivar WK10039 chromosome 1, ASM80110v3, whole genome shotgun sequence DNA segment above includes these coding regions:
- the LOC108812727 gene encoding vacuolar sorting protein 3; translated protein: MAKSRSVVELTTRYDLGVGGGVDKIRSLCLSPHSDSQTLVYIGTFSGSLLLLSLDTSTNIVARLGALSLSASPVESIFVLGHEERGKVLALCNGHLFLADSLLSTPAKRLGGVLRGISVVAKRVRGREESSDLLSLLPSSEVSGESSSSKKFLQMLGGGSRVGSDVKGKDSRRRRREGVRYVFAVAIGERMLLVELDEEDGKGDSFVVLKEIVGIGGIKTLVWLDDYVVAGTDKGYSLISCVTGKSGVIFALPDVSGPPLLKLLCKEWKVLLLVDNVGVVVDTNGQPVGGSLVFRRRPDSVGELSFYLVTVGDGKMEIHQKKSGACVQSVSFGPEGCGPSVLAVDEAGDGNLLAVTTISKVIFYRRVPYEEQIKDLLRKKRYREAISLVEELDSEGEISKEMLSFLHAQIGYLLLFDLRFEEAVNQFLKSESMEPSEVFPFIMRDPNRWSLQVPRNRYWGLHPPPAPLEDVVDNGLMAIQRAIFLRKAGMDTPVDEEFSSNPPSRADLLESAIKNMTRYLEVSREKDLSHPVREGIDTLLMLLYRALNRVEDMENLASSVNNCVVEELESLLNESEHLRTLAFLYASKGMSAKALAIWRLFAKNYSSGLWQDSDDLVPYLHENELIRLSGKEAAAAEAARILEEPCDPELALQHLSWISDINPLFAIQVLTSDKRTEELLPEKVIQAIDPQKVEIIQRYFQWLIEDRDYNDPQLHTSYALSLAKSALECVEVQNGNQETDAGGKEARDCNVGSISLFESDVRERLQTFLQSSDLYDPEEILNLIEGSELWLEKAILYRRIGQETVVLQILALKLEDCAAAEQYCVEIGRPDAFMQLLDMYLEPQNGKEPMFKAAVRLLHNHGESLDPLQVLEKLSPDMPLKLASDTILRMLRARVHHHRQGQIVHNVSRALDVDSRLARLEERSRHVQINDESLCDSCFARLGTKLFAMYPDDTIVCYKCYRRLGESKSVTGRDFKRDVLIKPGWLVNR
- the LOC108815061 gene encoding uncharacterized protein LOC108815061, which codes for MRSLTLTLRSSSLPLFTFTSSFRRFHFLKPCSSLKQTKKNQQSLRRSPPPPSKSLRWFFNPKSSSDENDDAKSSKAESDEGSGGEDAAIKGTILAGVLLIGTVGGFAGVGYVYRDQINSFLTQFSTFIEGYGPAGYALFIAVYAGLEILAIPALPLTMSAGLLFGSLVGTIIVSISGTMAASVAFLIARYFARERILKLVEGNKKFLAIDKAIGENGFRVVTLLRLSPLLPFSLGNYLYGLTSVKFVPYVLGSWLGMLPGSWAYVSAGAFGRAIIQEESTVGLPGGNGQLLTLGLGLLVTALAATYVTGLAKDAIKDIDDE